Part of the Paenibacillus sp. YPG26 genome, TGAATTCACATTCCACCTCTGAAGGATCAGAGGCTTATATTGCTTTGGGGGCTAATTTGGGTGAGCGTGAAGCAACGCTGCTGGAAGCTATTGACCGCCTGAATCAGCACCCCTATATTACGGTGCTTCGCTGTTCCAGTCTGTACGAGACCGATCCGGTGGGTTACGTGGATCAGCCCAATTTTATTAATATGGCTCTTGCCCTACGCACGACGCTCGAACCTGTGGAGCTGCTCACCGCCATGCTGCAGATTGAACTTGAACTCGGCCGTGAGCGGCATATCCACTGGGGACCGCGGACAGTAGATTTGGATTTGTTATGGATGGAAGGAAGAACCTTAGATACGCCCCAGCTGACCCTTCCCCATCCCCGAATGCAGGAACGTGCCTTTGTGCTGGTTCCGCTCGCCGAGATTGTCCCGGAGGACGATCATACGGATTTGTATCCATTTGTTCAGTCAGCACTAGACACAGGGGGCGGGAAAGAAGGCGTCCGTTTTTGGAAGACATGCAGCTGGCACACCGCATCCGGGCATTCCGCAAGCTGAAGGGGTATACCCAGCAGCAGCTGGCAGAAGAGACCGGCATATCGCTTGCCGTCCTGGGAGCTATTGAGCGGGGCAACCGCCGAGCGGAAGATAAAGTCGTTGATACTATTGCAAGGGTTCTGGGCATCTCGGTGTCCGAGCTTAGGCCTCTAAGATAAAGGTAGTGCAAAGGAGTGAACCCGATATGCTTAAAATTGGCGATATTGAGATGAAGAATCAAGTCGTGCTTGCCCCAATGGCAGGTGTATGCAACCCGGCTTTCCGGCTTATTGCCAAGGAGTTCGGGACAGGCCTGGTCTGCGCAGAGATGGTTAGCGATAAAGCCATTCTTAACGGAAATAAGCGTACAAAGGAAATGTTGTTTGTCGATGAGCGGGAGAAGCCGCTAAGCTTGCAGATTTTTGGCGGCAACCGCGCGTCTCTTGTCGAAGCCGCCAAAGTTGTCGATCAGGACACCAATGCAGATATCATCGATATCAATATGGGCTGCCCCGTACCTAAGGTAACGAAGTGTGATGCCGGTGCGCGCTGGCTGCTTGAACCTAACAAGATTTTTGAGATGGTATCTGCGGTTGTAGATGCTGTAAGCAAGCCGGTCACAGTCAAAATGAGAATTGGCTGGGACTCTGAGCATATTTTCATCGAAGAGAATGCCAAAGCGGTAGAAGCTGCCGGAGGCAAGGCGATCAGCGTCCACGGACGTACCCGCGAGCAGCTCTACACCGGTCATGCGGACTGGAGCTACATCAAGATGGCCAAGGAGGCTGTCTCTATTCCTGTTATCGGGAACGGAGATGTGAATACACCTGAGGATGCCCGCCGCATGCTTGATGAGACGGGATGCGATGGGGTCATGATCGGGCGTGGTGCTCTCGGCAATCCATGGATGCTGTACCGGACGATCGAGTATCTGAAGAGTGGAGAGCTTGCGCCCGAGCCTGCTCCTGAAGAGAAGATCCGGATTGCGATTCTTCATATGGACCGCCTTGTTGCGCTTAAGGGTGAGAATACGGCGGTAAAGGAGATGCGCAGGCATCTGGCCTGGTACCTCAAAGGTATGAAGGGCGGCATGAATGTAAAGGACAGGATCATGGAAGAGACGAAGCGTGACGAAATGGCACGAATCCTTGAAGATTATGTAATGAGCCTTAGAGAAGAGCCTTCCGATTCAGTGGTAACCGCCTGACCATTCCTTACATGTAGGCCATGATTAGGTCTGCGAAGGTATACCTAAAACGTTTACATTTCATGGCCTGCATGTCATTGACATTTTGCGGTGCTTACCCTATAATTTCTCAGTATAAATTCGCCTCATGAGATAACTTCCCTAGCACAGAGATGTTCTCATCTTTGTGAGATTGCATATGATATTCTCTAAATGATGCGTGAAATGATATGGATTGAACTTAAGACTGTGAAATTTATTTCCATGACAGGAGAATCGGTTGATGAGCGATAAAGAAGTGATTCTTACCCAAGACGGCCTCAAACGACTTGAAGAAGAACTGGAGAACCTCAAATCCGTGAAACGCCGCGAAGTTGCCGAACGGATTAAAGTGGCGATCGGATATGGTGATATTAGTGAGAACTCGGAATACGAGGACGCGAAGAATGAACAGGCCTTTATTGAAGGTCGTATTATAACACTAGAGAAAATGCTGCGTAACGCCCGTATTATCAACAATGATGAGATTGATACAGATACAGTAAGCATCGGCTCGATTGTAATTGTAGAGGATCTTGAATTTGGTGATACCATGGAATACGCTATTGTTGGTTCGGCTGAATCCGATCCGCTTCAGAACAAGATTTCTAATGAGAGTCCGGTGGGTAGAGCCATCCTGGGCAAGCAGATTGGGACCGTAGTGGATGTAACCGTTCCTGCCGGCGTTATTCAATATAAGATTCTGGAAATTAAGAAATAAGGCGAAGGAGCTTCCCTAAGGAAGCTTCTTTCACTGTATTTAAGCGGTTAGCCGTATATACGGCATAATGTCTGTAAGGGAGCTGAACGACGAATGAGCGAGGAAATTTCAAATCAAGAAGTAGAAGTCAGCGAGCTGCTGCAAATTCGGCGCGACAAATTGGACGAGCTACGTGCTCTAGGAATCGATCCATTTGGGCAAAAGTTTGACCGTACCCATAATGCGGGTGACATTCTACAGAAGTATGATGGACTTACTAAGGAAGAGCTTGAGGAGCAAGCGGTGGAAGTCCGTATTGCAGGACGGATTATGGCTAAGCGCGGGATGGGAAAAGCCAGCTTCGCCCACATCCAGGACCTCAGTGGCAAGATTCAAATTTATGTCCGCAAAGATACGGTACCTGAAGTGAAGTATGACGCCTTCGATCTGCTTGATCTGGGTGACATTGTAGGAGTAAGCGGTGAGATCTTCAAGACCAAGACTGGGGAGACCTCCATCAAAGTCAAGGACCTTGAGGTGCTGAGCAAGTCCTTGTACCCACTTCCGGACAAGTACCATGGCCTGAAAGACGTTGAACTTCGTTATCGTCAGCGCTATGTAGATCTGATTATCAATCCTGAAGTTCAGCAGACATTCATTCTGCGCTCCCGTATTATCCAGTCGATGCGCCGTTATCTGGATTCCCTCGGTTATCTGGAAGTGGAGACACCTACCCTTCACAGCATTGCCGGCGGAGCTGCGGCACGCCCATTCATTACGCACCATAACGCGCTTGACATGGAGCTGTATATGCGGATCGCCATCGAGCTTCACTTGAAGCGTCTGATCGTAGGCGGACTTGAGAAAGTATACGAAATCGGACGAGTATACCGTAATGAAGGAATCTCCACGCGTCATAACCCGGAATTTACGATGATCGAGCTGTATGAAGCCTATGCGGATTACAAAGATATCATGGCGCTGACCGAGAACCTTGTGGCTCATATTGCTCAAGAAGTGCTTGGAACTCAGACTGTCAATTATCAGGGTCAGGAAGTTGATCTTCGCCCGGCATGGCGCCGTGTGTCTATGGTTGATGCTGTTAAGGAAGTAACAGGCGTAGACTTCAGTGCCCAAATGACCAACGAAGAGGCGCACCGTCTTGCGCAGGAGCACAAGGTTCCGGTTGAGAAGCATATGACCTTTGGTCATATCCTGAATGCCTTCTTTGAACATTTTGTGGAAGAGACACTGATTCAGCCTACCTTTATTACAGGTCATCCGGTTGAAATCTCACCTTTGGCTAAGAGGAATGAAGCAGACCCTCGTTTCACGGATCGTTTCGAGTTGTTCATTGTTGCGCGTGAGCATGCTAATGCCTTTACCGAGCTTAACGATCCAATTGACCAGCGTCAGCGGTTCGAAGATCAGCTCAAAGAGCGTGAGCAAGGAAATGATGAAGCGCATGAGATGGATGATGACTTCATCCGTGCTCTTGAATATGGTATGCCGCCAACAGGGGGACTAGGAATCGGGATCGACCGTTTGGTTATGCTGCTGACGGATTCAGCCTCCATCCGTGATGTGCTGCTGTTCCCTCATATGCGTGCGCGTTCCGCGGAGTAATACAGAGACAAGCCTTGAATATTTGATGTTCAGACCAAAGAACAGCCCATGAGTTCGACTCAGGGCTGTTCTTTTTGTGTCTTTGAGGACTTGCATAGAGATTCGAGATGATGGGTAACCAGCTGTCCCAGCCTGTCTGGAGTCATCGAATCCGGATTAATTACAGCATGGGTGGCCAGTCCATCAATGAGTGAATGAAGACGCGCAGTTTCGAGTTCCACATCCAGAGAAGGTTCGGCCAGCTCAAGCTCGACAAGAGCTTTAATGATGGAGCTGATGCCTATCCTCATCTTTTCATACATTTGATCAGACTGTGCTTTAAGAGAAGAGTCTGCTAACGCCTTGGTCGTAAAAGCAATCCATACCTCCATCTCTGACCGTGTATCTTCATCCATAGGCAGCAGCTGATACAGTATCTTCTTCATATCCTCAAGCGGGGGACCGGTTAAGGAGAGGGAGCTTATTCTAGCATCGACCCGCTCTGAGACAAGCTGCATAGAATAGGCGAACAGTTCGGACTGGGTCGCAAAATAATGCCGGAGTGAGCCCGCGGATAGGCCAGCCTCCTCAGCAATATGACGAACAGAAGCCTGCTCCATTCCATGCCGCCTAATAATTCTCCAGGTAGCCTCAGCTAACCGTTGTTTCTGTTTTTCGTGATCCACAAGTTTAGGCATGGTTTAATTATATCATGGTTGCCTTATTTAATACAGGTGTGTTATAAAGTTATAGTACGAATGTGTTAATAAAACGTGAGGAGACTGTTTATTTATGATTGGATGGCTGATTATAGGATGTGAAATTGCCTTTTGGGTATTTGTGTTGGCCGGACTGAGCACCCGTTACCTATTTAAGAATAAAAGACTGGGGGGATTGCTTCTTCTGGGAACTCCGATTGCGGATCTTGTCCTGTTGGCAGCTACGGCTATTGACCTGAAGCAGGGGGCGAATGCGACGGCATACCATGGGATTGCAGCTATTTATCTTGGAGCAACGGTTGCATTTGGCCACAGCATAATTAAGTGGGCTGATCAGCAGTTCGCTTATCGGTTTGCAGGTGGACAGAAGCCTCAGAAGAAGGCGAAGGAAGGTGCAGAGCATGCCAGGTTGGAGCGCCATGGCTGGTATAAGCATCTTCTTGCTTGGAGTATAGGCTCCCTTATTCTTGTGGTCATGATGATATGGATCGGAGACAGAAGTAGAACGGCTATCTTTGAACTGTTCATTACGAGATGGGCCTGGGTGCTCGGAATTGATTTCTTAATCAGCTTCAGCTACACTTTATGGCCGCGGAAGGCCAAGGCAGGTTCATGAGCAAGCGTGTGGAATTATTTACAAGACACGAGATGAAGCAAAAGGATTGCATAAATGCTGTCCACATGGTATATTCTAATTCCGGTCAAGAAAACAACTTCTTAACTTCGCGTCAAGCAAGTTGAGAAACAACCTTAAGTAAATGGTTTTTAAAAAAAAGGTTGCATTGTTAGGCTGGACGTGATATACTTTAAAAGTTGTCACCGAGAAACAAGACAATACAGATTGAGAATTTGATCTTTGAAAACTGAACAACGAGTGAGTGAATTTCACTTTGGTGAGATTCAAAAATAAAGGATGAAGCAATTCATCCGAATGAGAAATTAATTTTCTCGTCAGTTTCAAAATGAGCAAGTCAAACACTTTATTGGAGAGTTTGATCCTGGCTCAGGACGAACGCTGGCGGCGTGCCTAATACATGCAAGTCGAGCGGAGTTATGAGGGAGCTTGCTCCCGATTAACTTAGCGGCGGACGGGTGAGTAACACGTAGGCAACCTGCCTGTAAGACTGGGATAACTACCGGAAACGGTAGCTAATACCGGATAATTCACGTTGCTGCATGGCGGCGTGATGAAAGACGGAGCAATCTGTCACTTACGGATGGGCCTGCGGCGCATTAGCTAGTTGGTGAGGTAATGGCTCACCAAGGCGACGATGCGTAGCCGACCTGAGAGGGTGAACGGCCACACTGGGACTGAGACACGGCCCAGACTCCTACGGGAGGCAGCAGTAGGGAATCTTCCGCAATGGACGAAAGTCTGACGGAGCAACGCCGCGTGAGTGATGAAGGTTTTCGGATCGTAAAGCTCTGTTGCCAGGGAAGAACGTCCGGTAGAGTAACTGCTATCGGAGTGACGGTACCTGAGAAGAAAGCCCCGGCTAACTACGTGCCAGCAGCCGCGGTAATACGTAGGGGGCAAGCGTTGTCCGGAATTATTGGGCGTAAAGCGCGCGCAGGCGGCCACTTAAGTCTGGTGTTTAATCCTGGGGCTCAACCCCGGGTCGCACTGGAAACTGGGTGACTTGAGTGCAGAAGAGGAGAGTGGAATTCCACGTGTAGCGGTGAAATGCGTAGATATGTGGAGGAACACCAGTGGCGAAGGCGACTCTCTGGGCTGTAACTGACGCTGAGGCGCGAAAGCGTGGGGAGCAAACAGGATTAGATACCCTGGTAGTCCACGCCGTAAACGATGAATGCTAGGTGTTAGGGGTTTCGATACCCTTGGTGCCGAAGTTAACACATTAAGCATTCCGCCTGGGGAGTACGGTCGCAAGACTGAAACTCAAAGGAATTGACGGGGACCCGCACAAGCAGTGGAGTATGTGGTTTAATTCGAAGCAACGCGAAGAACCTTACCAAGTCTTGACATCCCTCTGAATCCTCTAGAGATAGAGGCGGCCTTCGGGACAGAGGTGACAGGTGGTGCATGGTTGTCGTCAGCTCGTGTCGTGAGATGTTGGGTTAAGTCCCGCAACGAGCGCAACCCTTGATTTTAGTTGCCAGCATTTCGGGTGGGCACTCTAGAATGACTGCCGGTGACAAACCGGAGGAAGGCGGGGATGACGTCAAATCATCATGCCCCTTATGACTTGGGCTACACACGTACTACAATGGCCGGTACAACGGGAAGCGAAGGAGCGATCTGGAGCGAATCCTAGAAAAGCCGGTCTCAGTTCGGATTGCAGGCTGCAACTCGCCTGCATGAAGTCGGAATTGCTAGTAATCGCGGATCAGCATGCCGCGGTGAATACGTTCCCGGGTCTTGTACACACCGCCCGTCACACCACGAGAGTTTACAACACCCGAAGTCGGTGAGGTAACCGCAAGGAGCCAGCCGCCGAAGGTGGGGTAGATGATTGGGGTGAAGTCGTAACAAGGTAGCCGTATCGGAAGGTGCGGCTGGATCACCTCCTTTCTATGGAGAATCGCTTCCTGCAACGGAAGCATTCAAATATTCGGTCAGCGTAAGCTGCCGTAACCCGGTCTGCCGTAAGGCAGCCGGATCGACTTTGTAATGCAAAGTCAACCTCACTTCGTTGTTCAGTTTTGAGAGTTCAACTCTCACGTATCGCTTCCAGAAGTTGCTTGGTGACAAGCAAACATGGATTTGATATGATAATCTTCCGGCCGCGAGGTACGGAGAATATACTCGTAAATTTCTACACCACCTCGTGTGTTGTTCGAAATTTCCGATTTGATCCTTGAAAACTAGATAACGAAACGAATTTGCGTAAATTAGAATTCCTTTAAGCTGAACTTGTGCAAACAAGTGAAGTATCTAAGGTAGCGCGAAGGGGTTTTCGTTTTTGGGATCCTTTGCGATTTGTGCAACAGAGCCCAAAAATGAAACCCCGGAGCAATTGGTTAAGCTACTAAGAGCACACGGAGGATGCCTAGGCGCTAGGAGCCGAAGAAGGACGTGGCGAACAACGAAACGGCCTCGGGGAGCTGTAAGCAAGCTTTGATCCGGGGATGTCCGAATGGGGAAACCCGGCTGTGGTAATTCGCAGTCACTCGTAACTGAATACATAGGTTGCGAAGAGGCAGACCAGGGGAACTGAAACATCTAAGTACCCTGAGGAAGAGAAAACAAGAGTGATTCCGTCAGTAGCGGCGAGCGAACGCGGAACAGCCTAAACCAAGGGGCTTGCCCCTTGGGGTTGTGGGACGTCTCACATGGAGTTACAAAGGATTAGGGTAGGCGAAGAGGTCTGGAAAGGCCCGCTAGAAGAGGTAAAAGCCCTGTAACCGAAAGTCTAATCCCTCCGAGACGGATCCCGAGTAGTGCGGGGCACGTGAAACCCCGTATGAATCCAGCAGGACCATCTGCTAAGGCTAAATACTCCCTAGCGACCGATAGTGAAGCAGTACCGTGAGGGAAAGGTGAAAAGCACCCCGGAAGGGGAGTGAAAGAGATCCTGAAACCGTGTGCTTACAAGAAGTCAGAGCCCTCTATATGGGTGATGGCGTGCCTTTTGTAGAATGAACCGGCGAGTTACGTTCCCGTGCAAGGTTAAGGTGAAGAGCCGTAGCCGCAGCGAAAGCGAGTCTGAATAGGGCGATTATAGTACGTGGACGTAGACCCGAAACCGTGTGATCTACCCCTGTCCAGGGTGAAGGTGCGGTAACACGCACTGGAGGCCCGAACCCACGTATGTTGAAAAATGCGGGGATGAGGTGGGGGTAGCGGAGAAATTCCAATCGAACTCGGAGATAGCTGGTTCTCCCCGAAATAGCTTTAGGGCTAGCCTCGGAATATAGAGTTATGGAGGTAGAGCACTGATTGGGTGCGGGGCCCGCCAAGGGTTACCAAGCTCAGTCAAACTCCGAATGCCATCAACTTCTGTCCGGGAGTCAGACAGTGAGTGCTAAGATCCATTGTCAAAAGGGAAACAGCCCAGACCATCAGCTAAGGTCCCCAAGTGTGTGTTAAGTGGGAAAGGATGTGGAGTTGCACAGACAACCAGGATGTTGGCTTAGAAGCAGCCACCATTTAAAGAGTGCGTAATAGCTCACTGGTCGAGTGACTCTGCGCCGAAAATGTAACGGGGCTAAACACACCACCGAAGCTATGGCTTGGATCGACTTCACTGCTTCTTTGAGGCGGTGTTTAAACCAAGTGACATTTTTGCCGAAGGCAAACCTCCTAGAGGTTTCGGCTAAATGGTTCACAGGGGTTAAACACAGGGCTTCGAAGCTGGAGTGAAGTCGATCCAGGGGTAGGGGAGCGTTGTATGCAGGTTGAAGGTGTACCGTAAGGAGCGCTGGACAGCATACAAGTGAGAATGCCGGTATGAGTAACGAAAAGATCAGTGAGAATCTGATCCGCCGAAAGCCTAAGGGTTCCTGAGGAAGGTTCGTCCGCTCAGGGTAAGTCGGGACCTAAGGCGAGGCCGAAAGGCGTAGTCGAAGGACAACAGGCCCAGATTCCTGTACCACCGTAATCCGTTATGAGCGATGGGGTGACGCAGCAGGGTAGTGACGCGGACTGATGGATGTCCGTCTAAGCAGTGAGGCTGGTGTGTAGGCAAATCCGCACACCGTTAAGGCTGGGCTGTGATGGGGAGCGAAAATTATAGTAGCGAAGGTCATGATCTCACACTGCCAAGAAAAGCCTCTAGTCAGGAGAAGGTGCCCGTACCGCAAACCGACACAGGTAGGCGAGAAGAGAATTCTAAGGCGCGCGGAAGAACTCTCGTTAAGGAACTCGGCAAAATGACCCCGTAACTTCGGGAGAAGGGGTGCCCCGGTAGTGTGAATAGCACGAGGGGGCCGCAGTGAAAAGGCCCAAGCGACTGTTTAGCAAAAACACAGGTCTGTGCGAAGCCGTAAGGCGAAGTATACGGGCTGACGCCTGCCCGGTGCTGGAAGGTTAAGGGGAGTGGTTAGGGGTAACCCGAAGCTATGAACCGAAGCCCCAGTAAACGGCGGCCGTAACTATAACGGTCCTAAGGTAGCGAAATTCCTTGTCAGGTAAATTCTGACCCGCACGAATGGCGTAACGACTTGGGCGCTGTCTCAACGAGAGATCCGGTGAAATTTTAATACCTGTGAAGATGCAGGTTACCCGCGACAAGACGGAAAGACCCCATGGAGCTTTACTGCAGCTTGATATTGGACTTGGGTACGATTTGTACAGGATAGGTGGGAGCCTAAGAAGCCGGAGCGCCAGCTTCGGTGGAGGCAACGTTGGGATACCACCCTGATCGTATCGGAGTTCTAACCTGGTACCGTGAACCGGTATGGGGACAGTGTCAGGTGGGCAGTTTGACTGGGGCGGTCGCCTCCTAAAGAGTAACGGAGGCGCCCCAAGGTTCCCTCAGAATGGTTGGAAATCATTCGAAGAGTGCAAAGGCATAAGGGAGCTTGACTGCGAGACTGACAAGTCGAGCAGGGACGAAAGTCGGGCTTAGTGATCCGGTGGTACCGCATGGAAGGGCCATCGCTCAACGGATAAAAGCTACCCTGGGGATAACAGGCTTATCTCCCCCAAGAGTCCACATCGACGGGGAGGTTTGGCACCTCGATGTCGGCTCATCGCATCCTGGGGCTGAAGTAGGTCCCAAGGGTTGGGCTGTTCGCCCATTAAAGCGGTACGCGAGCTGGGTTCA contains:
- the folK gene encoding 2-amino-4-hydroxy-6-hydroxymethyldihydropteridine diphosphokinase; protein product: MNSHSTSEGSEAYIALGANLGEREATLLEAIDRLNQHPYITVLRCSSLYETDPVGYVDQPNFINMALALRTTLEPVELLTAMLQIELELGRERHIHWGPRTVDLDLLWMEGRTLDTPQLTLPHPRMQERAFVLVPLAEIVPEDDHTDLYPFVQSALDTGGGKEGVRFWKTCSWHTASGHSAS
- a CDS encoding helix-turn-helix transcriptional regulator, translated to MEDMQLAHRIRAFRKLKGYTQQQLAEETGISLAVLGAIERGNRRAEDKVVDTIARVLGISVSELRPLR
- the dusB gene encoding tRNA dihydrouridine synthase DusB — encoded protein: MLKIGDIEMKNQVVLAPMAGVCNPAFRLIAKEFGTGLVCAEMVSDKAILNGNKRTKEMLFVDEREKPLSLQIFGGNRASLVEAAKVVDQDTNADIIDINMGCPVPKVTKCDAGARWLLEPNKIFEMVSAVVDAVSKPVTVKMRIGWDSEHIFIEENAKAVEAAGGKAISVHGRTREQLYTGHADWSYIKMAKEAVSIPVIGNGDVNTPEDARRMLDETGCDGVMIGRGALGNPWMLYRTIEYLKSGELAPEPAPEEKIRIAILHMDRLVALKGENTAVKEMRRHLAWYLKGMKGGMNVKDRIMEETKRDEMARILEDYVMSLREEPSDSVVTA
- the greA gene encoding transcription elongation factor GreA, which translates into the protein MSDKEVILTQDGLKRLEEELENLKSVKRREVAERIKVAIGYGDISENSEYEDAKNEQAFIEGRIITLEKMLRNARIINNDEIDTDTVSIGSIVIVEDLEFGDTMEYAIVGSAESDPLQNKISNESPVGRAILGKQIGTVVDVTVPAGVIQYKILEIKK
- the lysS gene encoding lysine--tRNA ligase, yielding MSEEISNQEVEVSELLQIRRDKLDELRALGIDPFGQKFDRTHNAGDILQKYDGLTKEELEEQAVEVRIAGRIMAKRGMGKASFAHIQDLSGKIQIYVRKDTVPEVKYDAFDLLDLGDIVGVSGEIFKTKTGETSIKVKDLEVLSKSLYPLPDKYHGLKDVELRYRQRYVDLIINPEVQQTFILRSRIIQSMRRYLDSLGYLEVETPTLHSIAGGAAARPFITHHNALDMELYMRIAIELHLKRLIVGGLEKVYEIGRVYRNEGISTRHNPEFTMIELYEAYADYKDIMALTENLVAHIAQEVLGTQTVNYQGQEVDLRPAWRRVSMVDAVKEVTGVDFSAQMTNEEAHRLAQEHKVPVEKHMTFGHILNAFFEHFVEETLIQPTFITGHPVEISPLAKRNEADPRFTDRFELFIVAREHANAFTELNDPIDQRQRFEDQLKEREQGNDEAHEMDDDFIRALEYGMPPTGGLGIGIDRLVMLLTDSASIRDVLLFPHMRARSAE
- a CDS encoding TetR/AcrR family transcriptional regulator, which gives rise to MPKLVDHEKQKQRLAEATWRIIRRHGMEQASVRHIAEEAGLSAGSLRHYFATQSELFAYSMQLVSERVDARISSLSLTGPPLEDMKKILYQLLPMDEDTRSEMEVWIAFTTKALADSSLKAQSDQMYEKMRIGISSIIKALVELELAEPSLDVELETARLHSLIDGLATHAVINPDSMTPDRLGQLVTHHLESLCKSSKTQKEQP